In Montipora capricornis isolate CH-2021 chromosome 4, ASM3666992v2, whole genome shotgun sequence, a single genomic region encodes these proteins:
- the LOC138047419 gene encoding uncharacterized protein yields the protein MSEETKDFMRITGDDDFQGRSNSVFSCLDQLEPACKSELDSKQTRPRAPMKVPDHVLHPDKWTKYSLEDDGTERSPGMSGDALNRHVALSFMDEMRKRKDNASDLSESDSDIVMSEKHTFSKSVTKHKLLGDQVPVKSQFVEGVNVMAEYTVGKSPPKVAKVANKGQADELPSATQANPICLEHLNDKDTELDNSNKVSALPKEQQDKEKFAKRKVKSRHGLRMQKSVTEDE from the coding sequence ATGAGCGAAGAAACGAAGGATTTCATGCGTATAACCGGTGATGATGATTTCCAAGGTCGAAGTAATTCTGTTTTTAGCTGTTTAGATCAACTGGAACCTGCTTGCAAGAGTGAACTTGATTCAAAACAGACTCGGCCTCGAGCACCGATGAAAGTTCCAGATCACGTGCTGCATCCAGACAAGTGGACCAAGTACAGTTTGGAAGACGATGGCACAGAAAGAAGCCCTGGCATGTCAGGCGATGCGTTAAACAGGCATGTCGCCCTCTCCTTCATGGATGAGATGCGTAAAAGGAAAGATAATGCAAGCGATCTCTCAGAATCAGATTCAGATATAGTTATGTCAgaaaaacataccttttcaaaGTCTGTTACTAAGCATAAATTACTGGGAGACCAAGTACCTGTTAAGTCACAGTTTGTGGAGGGTGTGAATGTTATGGCTGAGTATACAGTTGGCAAATCTCCACCGAAAGTGGCAAAGGTCGCAAACAAGGGGCAAGCAGATGAATTACCGTCTGCAACGCAGGCGAATCCTATTTGTCTTGAGCACTTAAACGATAAAGATACAGAGTTGGACAACTCAAATAAAGTGTCAGCTCTTCCCAAGGAACAGCAAGACAAGGAAAAGTTTGCCAAAAGAAAGGTCAAGTCACGCCATGGGCTGCGTATGCAGAAATCAGTTACAGAGGATGAATAA
- the LOC138047418 gene encoding rab-like protein 3 codes for MAALEKVKILVVGDSGVGKTSLVHHICHNESISNPGWTIGCTVEVKLYDYKEGTPGTRSFFLEFWDVGGSASHQNCRSIFYNGVNGLILAHDLTNKKSFTNLRRWLTEVLGSGKDGGNALHSKQSKPSSTTNKGSWFEFSVDIGDDFDREQFAGNQIPAIIIGTKLDQAGTARILTSSRGLNLAEEIGADMINLNCTDTKQLKPGTPNWIKLCAFFDKVIERKFYSRELPQFQPTAGLVDSSKYYDRSKRKMV; via the coding sequence ATGGCTGCCTTGGAAAAGGTGAAAATTCTAGTCGTTGGTGATTCTGGGGTTGGAAAGACGTCATTGGTACATCACATTTGTCATAACGAAAGTATTTCAAATCCGGGATGGACAATCGGCTGTACTGTAGAGGTTAAACTGTATGATTATAAGGAAGGCACCCCAGGAACGAGGAGTTTCTTTCTAGAGTTTTGGGACGTCGGTGGCTCCGCGAGTCATCAGAACTGTCGTTCAATATTTTATAATGGCGTCAATGGACTGATTCTCGCCCATGATTTAACCAACAAGAAATCCTTTACAAATCTTAGACGCTGGTTAACGGAAGTGCTGGGCTCAGGAAAGGATGGAGGCAATGCTTTGCATTCGAAGCAGTCTAAACCTTCATCTACCACAAACAAAGGCAGTTGGTTTGAATTCTCCGTTGACATTGGTGATGATTTTGATCGAGAGCAATTTGCAGGAAACCAGATCCCTGCTATTATTATTGGAACGAAACTAGATCAAGCAGGAACTGCAAGGATTCTTACATCATCTCGAGGATTAAATCTTGCTGAGGAAATAGGAGCTGATATGATCAATCTAAACTGTACAGACACAAAGCAATTGAAGCCAGGAACTCCGAACTGGATAAAGTTGTGTGCTTTCTTTGATAAAGTTATAGAAAGGAAGTTCTATTCTCGTGAATTGCCACAATTTCAGCCAACAGCTGGATTAGTAGACTCATCAAAGTATTATGATCGCTCAAAACGCAAAATGGTTTGA
- the LOC138044903 gene encoding TNF receptor-associated factor 6-like, translating to MGLDAQHTSPNCHAASESVFRVHSGEGAQQINGLPGNHEEEPVAEEANVSSVHNACGDSYRPSETATGEGLPIREDVARLPVQEQGDRNAVPQAPILPPGEQPGEVSSMGNAEKPTENCCRPREIKEWNQQLTRSKPQEARKKKKALDPSFTFKITEVDQHRENETPIFSDAVYNDHQEKLVGIRIHPKGVGSGTGSHVALFIHMIKGDFDNSLVWPFADTITVSVLDQSDSSPRRDISRIIQANHLPAFRQPDETICRTGYGYERFARIEEFFGPRYVKDDKLLLKIEFSG from the exons ATGGGACTTGACGCACAGCACACCAGCCCTAATTGCCACGCAGCATCGGAGAGTGTCTTCAGAGTTCACTCTGGTGAAGGTGCCCAGCAGATCAACGGGTTACCTGGAAACCATGAAGAGGAGCCTGTTGCTGAAGAAGCCAATGTATCAAGCGTCCACAACGCTTGTGGAGACAGCTATCGCCCTTCGGAGACAGCTACAGGAGAGGGACTGCCCATCCGAGAGGATGTGGCACGCTTGCCTGTACAGGAACAAGGTGACAGAAATGCAGTACCACAGGCGCCAATTCTACCACCAGGTGAACAGCCAGGCGAAGTCTCTTCTATGGGAAACGCCGAAAAGCCCACAGAGAATTGCTGCCGTCCAAGAGAGATAAAGGAATGGAATCAACAACTTACGAG GTCAAAACCGCAGGAGgctcgaaaaaagaaaaaggcacTCGACCCATCATTCACTTTCAAAATAACCGAGGTTGATCAACATCGCGAAAACGAAACACCAATATTTAGTGATGCAGTGTACAATGATCACCAGGAAAAGCTGGTTGGCATAAGAATTCACCCCAAGGGCGTAGGCAGTGGAACAGGCAGTCATGTTGCGCTGTTCATTCATATGATTAAAGGAGACTTCGATAATTCCCTGGTTTGGCCTTTTGCTGACACAATCACTGTTAGTGTCCTAGATCAGAGTGATTCCAGCCCCCGTCGCGACATCAGTCGGATCATACAAGCAAATCACTTGCCGGCTTTCCGACAGCCTGATGAAACCATTTGCCGCACCGGGTATGGCTATGAAAGGTTCGCTCGAATCGAGGAGTTCTTTGGTCCTCGATATGTGAAGGACGAtaaattgttgttgaaaatagagTTCTCAGGGTAA